CCTCATCATCGCGGGCATCATGGGCGCGTTCGCCATCAACGCCCACGCACAAAGCAGCGTCACGTTGTACGGCACGCTGGATGCCGGTCTGGTCTACACGAACAACCAGGGTGGCCACAATAACTGGCAACAAGGTAGCGGCACGGTGTCGGATACGTACTTCGGCCTGCGCGGCAGCGAAGACCTCGGCGGCGGCCTGCATGCCATCTTCACGTTGGAAGACGGCTTCAACATTAACAACGGCCAGTTCAACGAAAGCAACACGTTGTTCAACCGTCAGGCTTTCGTCGGTCTGCAAAGCGACCAGTACGGTACGCTGACCCTCGGCCGTCAATATGACTCCGTGGTCGACTACCTCGGTCCGCTGTCGGAAGCAGGTTCGGGCTACGGCAACAACCTCGCCGCCCACCCGTTCGACAACGACAACCTCGACAACTCGTTCTCGATCAAGAACGCAGTCAAATACCAGAGCGCGAACTACGCCGGTTTCCACTTCGGCGGCTTGTACGGCTTCAGCAACGACGCTGGCCAGTTCGCGAACAACCGCGCATATAGCGCCGGCGCTTCGTACACCAACGGCCCGTTGAATGTTGCAGCTGCCTACCTGCAGATGAACAACTCACTGGGCAGCTCGAACTCGGGCGGCGCGGTGTCGGCAGGCGCAGGCAACGACGCCAACCTGACGGCAGCAACGCAGCGCACGTATGGCGTGGGCGCGAATTACTCGTTCGGTCCGGCTACGGTTGGTCTGCTGTACACGCACACACAGGACGACAACCTGATCGCTGGCGACCAGAACGGCGTGGGCTTCACGGTGCCGACGGGTACGAACCTGCACCTCGACAACTATGAAGTCAACGGCAAGTACGCTCTGACTCCGGCGCTGAGCCTGAACGCGGCGTACACGTTCACGAACGGCCATGCGACGGGCGGCACGAGCGATGGCGATCCGAAGTGGCAAACCGTTTCGCTGCAGGCTGACTACTCGCTCAGCAAGCGCACCGACTTCTACCTGGAAGGTGTGTACCAGCATGCGTCGGGCTCGTTGGGCGATGGCAGCGCGAACGTGGCTATGATCAACACGCTGTCGCCGTCGTCGACCGGCAACCAGGTCGCAGCGACCGTCGGTCTGCGTCACCGCTTCTAATGAAGCTGCGGACCGGATCGAACGATCCGGTCTGTTGAGACTGCTGAACAGCGCACGCGTGACACGATCACGCGTGCGTTTTTTTATGGGCGCGCGAAACGCACAAGTGTCGAACCGTCATGCATACGCAGGTATACTCGCTGCAGCCGCCTTCCACGCTGCAGGCCTCATCAGGCGCTCGCCGCGGTTGACCGGCGGCTTCGTCGCGGAGCACCACGTTCTCCGCCCATGGCCCAGTTCCCGCGCCCGACCGGGAGCGCCGACGATCCGATCATGAAAAAACTTCTTCTGTTACTCGTTCCCACAGCACTCACGCTTGCGGCCTGCGGCTCGTCCGGTCCCGCGCGCGATGCGTCGCAACCGCTGGTGTTCGTGACGTCGCAACGCACCACCTCCGACATTACAGAATGCCTGGAGAGCCGTCTTTCGCGCGTACGGGCATCGTCCGTGGGCGGAGCGACCGAACTGGCCGTTGGATCGGATTCCAACACTTCGTACTTCGTTACACTTACGCCTGCCAGTGCCGGGTCCGTCATCAAGGTGATGCGGCCGGCCAACTCGCCGGACGATCCGCCGGAACCGGAAATGCGCTTCGATATCGCGCGCTGCGCGACCTAAGCAGCGGGCATCGCGTCTGCGCTTTGCGCGGCGCTTGCCGCTTGACGAATGTGAGTGAGTCTCTCGCGCCGCGCCTGCACTGCACGCGCGGCGCTGTCTTTTTGCGCGGGCATCTGCGAATATAACGGCCCTTCGTATTCGTAATCAGACGGCGCACGTGGCGCCGCGCACTTCCGATGGCATCGAACAAAGCACATCACGCTACCGGCTTCGCGGCCGGTGTTATCGCCGCGGCTATCGTCGCGCGCAGTGGCGCGGGCGGCCCGTTTCATCTGTGGGTGTTGTCGAGTTTTATCGCCGCCGTGGCCGGCGGTACGGCGCCCGACTGGATGGAAGTGGCATGGTGGTCGCGCAAGCGGCGCCTGTGGATCACTCACCGCACCGTCACGCATTGGGGCATTGGGTGGGTCGTGTTGCTGGTGTTGTCGTATCGTTGGCTTGGGCTACCGCATCCGTTTGCGGCAATCGCGTTTGGCTTTGCTTGCGGCGGCTTGATGCATTTACTCGCAGATTGGCCTAACCCGCTTGGCGTGCCATGGATTGCAGGCCGTCACTCGCTTAACTGGTGGAATAGCGGGCACTGCGATCTGCTGGTGGTCGGGG
The sequence above is drawn from the Paraburkholderia phenazinium genome and encodes:
- a CDS encoding sugar ABC transporter ATPase, with product MKKLLLLLVPTALTLAACGSSGPARDASQPLVFVTSQRTTSDITECLESRLSRVRASSVGGATELAVGSDSNTSYFVTLTPASAGSVIKVMRPANSPDDPPEPEMRFDIARCAT
- a CDS encoding metal-dependent hydrolase, yielding MASNKAHHATGFAAGVIAAAIVARSGAGGPFHLWVLSSFIAAVAGGTAPDWMEVAWWSRKRRLWITHRTVTHWGIGWVVLLVLSYRWLGLPHPFAAIAFGFACGGLMHLLADWPNPLGVPWIAGRHSLNWWNSGHCDLLVVGASWIAAWFVAGHVWLHGVHGFALLQHLRAG
- a CDS encoding porin, whose amino-acid sequence is MKKTLIIAGIMGAFAINAHAQSSVTLYGTLDAGLVYTNNQGGHNNWQQGSGTVSDTYFGLRGSEDLGGGLHAIFTLEDGFNINNGQFNESNTLFNRQAFVGLQSDQYGTLTLGRQYDSVVDYLGPLSEAGSGYGNNLAAHPFDNDNLDNSFSIKNAVKYQSANYAGFHFGGLYGFSNDAGQFANNRAYSAGASYTNGPLNVAAAYLQMNNSLGSSNSGGAVSAGAGNDANLTAATQRTYGVGANYSFGPATVGLLYTHTQDDNLIAGDQNGVGFTVPTGTNLHLDNYEVNGKYALTPALSLNAAYTFTNGHATGGTSDGDPKWQTVSLQADYSLSKRTDFYLEGVYQHASGSLGDGSANVAMINTLSPSSTGNQVAATVGLRHRF